In Bos mutus isolate GX-2022 chromosome 2, NWIPB_WYAK_1.1, whole genome shotgun sequence, one DNA window encodes the following:
- the NR0B2 gene encoding nuclear receptor subfamily 0 group B member 2, producing the protein MSSSQPGPCPCQGAAGHPTILYTLLSPRVRDRPSVAPARGRCLCRQHRPVQLCTPHRTCREALDVLAKTLAFLRNLPSFCQLPHHDRRQLLRGCWGPLFLLGLAQDTVTFQVAEVPMPSILKKILLEKPSNGAGSSQRPDRPQPSLAEVQWLQCCLESFWSLELGPKEYAYLKGTILFNPDVPGLYASSHIRHLQQEAHQALWEVLEPWCPAGQSRLARVLLTASTLKSIPPSLLGDLFLRPVIGDVDIADLLEDMLLLS; encoded by the exons ATGAGCTCCAGCCAGCCAGGGCCCTGCCCGTGCCAGGGTGCTGCAGGCCACCCGACCATTCTGTATACACTTCTGAGCCCCAGAGTCAGGGACCGGCCTTCTGTGGCCCCAGCCCGCGGCCGCTGCCTGTGCAGGCAGCACCGGCCTGTCCAGCTGTGTACGCCCCATCGCACCTGCCGGGAGGCCCTGGATGTTCTGGCCAAGACGCTGGCCTTCCTCAGGAACCTGCCGTCTTTCTGCCAGCTGCCCCACCATGATCGGAGGCAGCTGCTGCGGGGCTGCTGGGGGCCCCTCTTCCTGCTGGGGTTGGCCCAAGACACTGTGACCTTCCAGGTGGCCGAGGTCCCGATGCCTAGCATACTCAAGAAGATCCTGCTGGAGAAGCCCAGCAACGGGGCAGGCAGCAGCCAGCGGCCCGATCGGCCCCAGCCCTCGCTAGCTGAGGTGCAGTGGCTACAGTGCTGCCTGGAGTCCTTCTGGAGTCTGGAGCTGGGCCCCAAGGAATATGCCTACCTGAAAGGGACCATCCTCTTCAACCCTG ACGTGCCAGGTCTCTACGCCTCATCACACATCAGGCACCTGCAGCAGGAGGCGCACCAGGCGCTGTGGGAGGTCCTGGAGCCCTGGTGCCCAGCAGGCCAAAGCCGCCTGGCGCGTGTCCTCCTCACGGCGTCCACCCTCAAGTCCATTCCACCCAGCCTGCTTGGAGATCTCTTCCTTCGCCCTGTCATTGGAGACGTTGACATCGCGGACCTCCTTGAAGACATGCTTCTGCTGAGCTGA